The Gammaproteobacteria bacterium genome has a segment encoding these proteins:
- a CDS encoding copper resistance system multicopper oxidase — MRNLSEPMGSIIRPSTTRRRFVLGMAASGVAAALPRAGAWAAAGEPGALTGPEVDLDIAPLPVNFTGQPRIATAINGSVPGPLLRWREGDEVRIRVGNRLAVPTSVHWHGIILPAAMDGAPGFSFTGIDPGESFEYRFRLRQNGTYWYHSHSGFQEQTGHYGPIVILPRDPAQIGAERDHVVMLSDWSDEDPVAVLRTLKKQADYYNRHQRTVGDFLRDAREQGWRKAAADSLAWGGMRMNRTDLADVSGVTYTYLVNGMTPAGNWTALYRRGERVRLRFINAGAMTIFDVRIPGLSLTVVAADGKELDPVTVEEFRIAPGETYDVIVKPADESAYTIFAQAADRSGYARATLAPRQGMSAPVPEPDRRVALSMADMGHGASTEHAGHEGHDMGPPSYAVLPAGIHHAPTEFGVSVDMRVATPSARLDVPGVGLRDNGRRVLTYADLASRFPDPDGREPGRTIELHLTGNMERYLWSFNGVGFMEAEPLRFNYGERLRIVLVNDTMMEHPIHLHGMWSDLENEQGQFQVRKHTINVLPGHLNSFRVTADALGRWPFHCHLMLHMENSMFLPVIVDEEGRHEA; from the coding sequence GGCTCCATCATCAGGCCATCGACTACGAGGCGGCGCTTCGTGCTGGGCATGGCCGCCAGCGGTGTTGCCGCCGCGCTGCCGCGCGCGGGTGCCTGGGCCGCAGCCGGCGAGCCCGGCGCCCTGACCGGCCCCGAGGTCGATCTCGACATTGCTCCCTTGCCGGTGAACTTCACCGGCCAGCCGCGCATTGCCACCGCCATCAACGGCTCCGTGCCGGGGCCACTGCTGCGCTGGCGGGAGGGCGATGAGGTGCGCATCCGCGTGGGCAATCGCCTCGCGGTGCCGACCTCGGTGCACTGGCACGGCATCATCCTGCCGGCGGCCATGGACGGTGCGCCCGGCTTCAGCTTCACCGGGATCGACCCGGGTGAGTCCTTCGAGTACCGCTTCCGGCTGCGCCAGAACGGCACTTACTGGTACCACAGCCACTCGGGGTTCCAGGAACAGACCGGGCACTACGGCCCCATCGTCATCCTGCCGCGGGATCCCGCGCAGATCGGTGCGGAGCGCGATCACGTCGTGATGCTGTCCGACTGGAGCGACGAGGATCCGGTCGCGGTGTTGCGCACGCTCAAGAAGCAGGCCGACTATTACAACCGGCACCAGCGCACGGTCGGTGACTTCCTGCGCGACGCGCGCGAGCAGGGCTGGCGCAAGGCCGCAGCCGACAGCCTCGCCTGGGGCGGGATGCGCATGAACCGTACCGACCTCGCCGACGTGAGCGGCGTGACCTACACGTACCTGGTGAACGGCATGACACCGGCCGGCAACTGGACCGCGCTCTACCGGCGCGGCGAGCGCGTGCGCCTGCGCTTCATCAACGCCGGCGCCATGACGATCTTCGACGTGCGTATCCCGGGTCTGTCGCTGACGGTGGTTGCCGCCGACGGCAAGGAACTGGACCCGGTGACGGTGGAGGAGTTTCGCATCGCGCCGGGCGAGACCTATGACGTGATCGTGAAACCGGCCGACGAATCCGCCTACACGATCTTCGCGCAGGCGGCCGATCGCAGCGGCTACGCCCGCGCGACGCTGGCTCCGCGGCAGGGCATGAGTGCGCCGGTGCCGGAGCCGGACCGGCGCGTGGCACTCAGCATGGCTGACATGGGCCACGGCGCATCTACGGAGCATGCCGGTCACGAAGGTCACGACATGGGCCCGCCGAGCTACGCCGTGCTGCCGGCGGGCATTCACCACGCGCCGACGGAGTTCGGCGTGTCGGTGGACATGCGCGTGGCGACACCGAGCGCACGCCTCGACGTTCCCGGCGTGGGCCTGCGCGACAACGGCCGGCGCGTGCTGACCTATGCCGACCTTGCGAGCCGCTTCCCGGATCCAGACGGGCGCGAGCCCGGACGCACCATCGAGTTGCACCTGACCGGCAACATGGAGCGTTACCTGTGGTCGTTCAACGGTGTCGGCTTCATGGAGGCCGAGCCGTTGCGGTTCAATTACGGCGAGCGCCTGCGCATCGTGCTGGTGAACGACACCATGATGGAACACCCGATCCACCTGCACGGCATGTGGTCGGACCTCGAAAACGAGCAGGGGCAATTCCAGGTACGCAAGCACACCATCAACGTGCTGCCCGGTCACCTGAACTCCTTCCGCGTCACTGCCGACGCGCTCGGCCGCTGGCCGTTCCACTGCCACCTCATGCTGCACATGGAGAACAGCATGTTCCTGCCCGTGATCGTGGACGAGGAGGGCCGCCATGAAGCTTGA
- a CDS encoding copper resistance protein B, whose translation MKLDATGFATVLVCWAFAAQAAEPLPPVTDAERAAAFPDVSGTDLHAHMEHDPLTTMLLAEQFEWQARSGDNALKWDAVGWAGYSMNRLWLRTEGERPSGASGEAQTELLYGRPVSAWWDLVAGIRHDIGPGPARTYAAIGMQGLAPQWFHVEATAYFGEGGQAGARLQTDYDWLFTNRLVLNLRVEAHGWRDDDERAGIGSGLAEISSGLRLRYEFRPELAPYVGVEWRGLFSDTADLAREAGEDRRETSVVVGLRWWF comes from the coding sequence ATGAAGCTTGATGCGACAGGATTCGCGACCGTGCTCGTCTGCTGGGCGTTCGCGGCGCAGGCAGCCGAACCGCTGCCGCCGGTGACCGACGCGGAACGGGCCGCGGCGTTTCCGGACGTCTCGGGCACGGACCTGCACGCCCACATGGAGCACGATCCGCTGACCACGATGCTGCTCGCCGAGCAGTTCGAGTGGCAGGCCCGTTCCGGCGACAACGCGCTCAAATGGGACGCGGTCGGGTGGGCCGGCTATTCCATGAACCGCCTCTGGCTGCGCACAGAGGGCGAGCGGCCGTCCGGCGCTTCGGGCGAAGCGCAGACCGAGCTCCTCTACGGCCGCCCGGTCTCGGCCTGGTGGGATCTGGTCGCCGGAATCCGCCACGACATCGGCCCCGGACCAGCGCGTACCTACGCTGCGATCGGCATGCAGGGACTCGCGCCGCAGTGGTTCCACGTCGAGGCGACTGCCTACTTCGGCGAGGGCGGCCAGGCCGGCGCGCGACTGCAGACCGATTACGACTGGCTCTTCACCAACCGCCTGGTGCTGAACCTGCGCGTCGAGGCGCACGGCTGGCGCGATGACGACGAACGCGCGGGCATCGGCAGCGGACTGGCGGAGATCTCGAGCGGGTTGCGCCTGCGCTACGAGTTCCGCCCGGAACTCGCCCCTTACGTCGGCGTCGAGTGGCGGGGTTTGTTCAGCGACACGGCGGACCTCGCCCGCGAGGCCGGCGAGGACCGGCGCGAGACGAGCGTGGTCGTGGGGCTGCGCTGGTGGTTCTGA
- a CDS encoding CusA/CzcA family heavy metal efflux RND transporter — MIDYIIRFSIEHRWSVMAIVAGLVAIGLYNFQRLPIDAVPDITNVQVQVNAEAPGFSPVEAEQRITLPIETAMAGLPALEYTRSLSRYGLSQVTVVFQDGTDIYWARQLVNERIQGAREQLPEGITPEMGPIATGLGEIFMYTVEADESARKADGTPYTATDLRTYQDWVVRPQLRRVPGITEINTIGGYVRQFHVTPNPARLLAFNLTLGDVIDAIERNNASVGAGYIEDRGEQNLIRIPGQVGGAGDLQRIVVAVRNGVPIAVGDVADIGFGKELRTGAATENGAEVVLGTAFMLMGENSRTVSQRVAAALDDVNRSLPEGVRAVPVYDRTVLVNRTITTVAINLAEGALLVVAVLLLMLGNVRAAIVTALVIPLSMLLLVTGMVSNRVSANLMSLGALDFGLIIDGSVIIVENCMRRLGHEQRRLGRLLERSERFHTVYHATREVFVPSLVSVLIVIIVNIPILALTGVEGKMFQPMAITVIMALVGALVLSFTFVPAALALTMKGRMTEESNAVVAAAERAYRPALTAALAHGPVVFAGAGVLVALSLALALRMGAEFVPSLNEGDIAMHAMRIPGTGLDQAVRMQAQLETRLLEFPEVKRIFTKIGTAEVATDPMPPSVADMFIMLHDRDAWPNPGKSRDELVAELAAAAQEIPGNNYEFTQPIQMRFNELISGVRSDLAVKIYGDDIDVLLELGQRVAELIEPVAGAADVKVEQITGLPMLTVELDRNALFRYGLATADVQAVVETALGGRHAGYIFEGDRRFDIIVRLPEALRTDIDFLDRLPIPVPDADGDSGHLYVPLGEIARLNIAPGPNQVTRENGKRRSVVSANARGRDLGSMVEDVRARLDAELTLPEGYWVEFGGTFEQLASATQRLQLLIPLSLVLILGLLFLAFGNGRDAVIVFSGVPLALTGGVAALWLRGIPLSVSAGVGFITLSGVAVLTGIVMVSCFRERLEQGDDPMTAVVEGALQKLRPVLMIALVASLGFLPMALNTGTGAEVQRPLATVVIGGIISATALSLLVLPALYLRFAARRSASAPAGPEMARA, encoded by the coding sequence ATGATCGACTACATCATCAGGTTCTCGATCGAGCATCGCTGGTCCGTCATGGCCATCGTGGCCGGTCTCGTCGCGATCGGCCTGTACAACTTCCAGCGCCTGCCCATCGACGCGGTCCCGGATATCACCAACGTCCAGGTGCAGGTCAACGCGGAGGCCCCCGGTTTCTCGCCGGTGGAAGCCGAGCAACGCATTACGCTGCCGATCGAAACCGCCATGGCGGGGCTGCCGGCCCTCGAGTACACGCGGTCACTGTCGCGTTACGGCCTGTCGCAGGTCACGGTGGTGTTTCAAGACGGCACGGATATCTACTGGGCCCGCCAGCTCGTCAACGAGCGCATCCAGGGCGCGCGCGAACAGCTGCCGGAGGGCATCACGCCCGAAATGGGCCCGATCGCCACGGGCCTCGGCGAGATCTTCATGTACACGGTGGAGGCCGACGAGTCGGCGCGCAAGGCGGACGGCACGCCCTACACCGCCACGGATCTGCGCACCTACCAGGACTGGGTCGTGCGGCCGCAGCTGCGGCGCGTGCCGGGCATCACGGAGATCAACACCATCGGCGGCTACGTGCGGCAGTTCCACGTCACGCCGAACCCCGCCCGGTTGCTCGCGTTCAACCTGACGCTCGGCGATGTCATCGATGCCATCGAGCGCAACAACGCCAGCGTCGGCGCCGGCTACATCGAGGACCGCGGCGAACAGAACCTGATTCGTATTCCGGGCCAGGTCGGCGGCGCCGGGGATCTGCAGCGCATCGTCGTTGCCGTCAGGAACGGTGTCCCGATCGCCGTCGGCGACGTGGCTGACATCGGGTTCGGCAAGGAACTGCGCACCGGCGCGGCCACCGAGAATGGCGCCGAGGTCGTCCTCGGCACCGCCTTCATGCTGATGGGCGAGAACAGCCGCACCGTATCGCAGCGCGTCGCCGCGGCACTCGACGACGTGAACCGCTCGTTGCCGGAGGGCGTGCGCGCAGTGCCGGTCTACGACCGCACCGTGCTGGTCAATCGCACCATCACCACCGTCGCCATCAACCTGGCGGAAGGCGCACTGCTGGTCGTGGCCGTCCTGCTGCTGATGCTCGGCAACGTGCGGGCCGCCATCGTCACGGCGCTGGTGATTCCGCTGTCGATGCTGCTGCTGGTCACCGGCATGGTGTCCAACCGCGTGAGCGCCAACCTCATGAGCCTCGGCGCCCTGGACTTCGGACTGATCATCGACGGCTCGGTGATCATCGTCGAGAACTGCATGCGCAGGCTGGGGCACGAGCAGCGCCGCCTCGGCCGCCTGCTCGAGCGCTCCGAACGGTTCCACACCGTCTATCACGCCACGCGTGAGGTCTTCGTGCCGAGCCTCGTCAGCGTGCTCATCGTGATCATCGTCAACATCCCGATCCTCGCGCTGACCGGCGTGGAGGGCAAGATGTTCCAGCCGATGGCCATCACCGTGATCATGGCGCTGGTGGGGGCATTGGTCCTCTCCTTCACCTTCGTCCCGGCGGCGCTCGCCCTGACGATGAAAGGCCGCATGACCGAGGAATCCAACGCCGTGGTTGCGGCCGCCGAACGCGCCTACCGTCCCGCGCTGACGGCGGCCCTGGCGCACGGCCCTGTCGTCTTCGCCGGCGCCGGGGTCCTGGTGGCCCTGAGTCTCGCCCTCGCACTGCGCATGGGCGCCGAGTTCGTGCCGAGCCTCAACGAAGGCGACATTGCCATGCACGCCATGCGCATTCCGGGAACGGGGCTCGACCAGGCGGTGCGCATGCAGGCCCAGCTCGAAACCCGGCTGCTGGAGTTCCCGGAGGTCAAGCGCATCTTCACCAAGATAGGCACAGCAGAGGTCGCCACGGACCCGATGCCGCCGAGCGTCGCCGACATGTTCATCATGCTCCACGACCGCGACGCATGGCCAAACCCCGGCAAGAGCCGGGACGAGCTCGTCGCCGAGCTCGCAGCCGCCGCGCAGGAGATTCCCGGCAACAACTACGAGTTCACGCAACCGATCCAGATGCGCTTCAACGAGCTGATTTCGGGAGTGCGCAGCGACCTCGCCGTGAAGATCTACGGCGACGACATCGACGTGCTGCTCGAGCTCGGCCAGCGGGTCGCGGAGCTGATCGAGCCGGTTGCCGGCGCTGCCGACGTCAAGGTCGAACAGATCACCGGGCTGCCCATGCTCACGGTGGAGCTGGACCGTAACGCCCTGTTCCGCTACGGCCTCGCGACCGCCGACGTGCAGGCCGTCGTCGAGACGGCGCTCGGCGGCCGTCACGCGGGGTACATCTTCGAGGGCGACCGGCGCTTCGACATCATCGTGCGCCTGCCCGAAGCGCTGCGCACCGACATCGACTTCCTGGACCGGCTTCCCATACCGGTCCCGGATGCCGACGGTGACTCCGGTCACCTGTACGTGCCTCTCGGCGAGATCGCCCGCCTGAACATCGCGCCCGGGCCGAACCAGGTGACCCGCGAGAACGGCAAGCGGCGCTCGGTCGTAAGCGCCAATGCCCGCGGCCGCGACCTGGGCTCGATGGTCGAGGACGTCAGGGCCCGGCTGGATGCCGAGCTGACTCTGCCTGAAGGCTACTGGGTGGAATTCGGCGGAACCTTCGAACAACTGGCGTCTGCCACGCAACGCCTGCAGTTGCTGATTCCGCTCTCGCTGGTCCTGATTCTGGGCCTGCTGTTCCTCGCGTTCGGCAACGGCCGCGACGCCGTCATCGTGTTCAGCGGCGTGCCGCTCGCGCTGACGGGCGGCGTTGCGGCGCTGTGGCTGCGGGGTATTCCCCTGTCGGTGTCCGCCGGTGTCGGCTTCATCACGCTGTCGGGTGTTGCAGTGCTCACCGGCATCGTGATGGTGAGCTGCTTTCGCGAGCGGCTGGAACAGGGCGACGACCCGATGACCGCTGTCGTCGAGGGCGCCCTCCAGAAGCTGCGGCCCGTGCTGATGATCGCGCTCGTTGCGAGCCTCGGCTTCCTGCCGATGGCGCTGAACACCGGCACAGGCGCGGAAGTGCAGCGCCCGCTGGCGACGGTGGTGATCGGTGGCATCATCTCCGCGACCGCGCTGTCGCTGCTGGTACTGCCTGCGCTGTACCTGCGCTTCGCTGCCCGGCGCTCCGCATCCGCACCGGCCGGCCCCGAAATGGCCAGAGCGTGA